From one Brachypodium distachyon strain Bd21 chromosome 4, Brachypodium_distachyon_v3.0, whole genome shotgun sequence genomic stretch:
- the LOC100838418 gene encoding protein STRUBBELIG-RECEPTOR FAMILY 5: MNKPSELSGWKADGGDPCDDDDEWKGIDCSGSDVTEIDLSGLGLSGTLGYKLSSMKSVTKLDVSNNNLNGDIPYSLPPNLVQLNLQGNSFSGGLPFSISKMSDLETLNLGKNHLNGQLADIFSHLPKLSTMDLSFNRFSGNLPHSFQSLTGIKTLNLEDNQFSGHIDILAKLPLDDLNLQNNKFTGWIPSKLKDIDSLETGGNPLSSGSAPPGMMKGSSAVSSSSGGNDGGINGFAIGAMVIAVLLAALILLSVLKRKRSSPVSSHYYMDDSGHSSTIDMKSLENSSSMDCRTPPAVPRKSINDNEFENKLNNSRRISDPISPVTYLSSDLQTATGSFHSSRLIGQGTTGRVYKAKYVDGRVLAVKKFDPLSFSGSSDFMEIVNSISKLRHANICEIVGYCSDPGYYMLVYNYQSSGSLYEFLHLSDDYSKPLTWDTRVRIALGTARALEYLHEVCSPSVIHKNVKSSNVLLDADLNPRLSDCGLTFFYEVPDTSESLGPGYSAPECTRSSGYVMKSDVYSFGVVMLELLTGRKAYDSSKPRAEQCLVKFVTPQLHDIDALGTLADPALRGLYPPKALSRFADVIARCVQSDPEFRPSMSEVSQMLTGCIQRTTSNRRIGGPLSTSQRSDTSDW; this comes from the exons ATGAACAAGCCCTCTGAATTGTCCGGCTGGAAGGCGGACGGTGGTGATCCgtgcgacgacgacgatgagtGGAAAGGCATCGACTGCAGCGGCTCGGACGTTACAGAAAT TGACTTGTCGGGGCTTGGGTTAAGCGGCACGCTGGGCTATAAGCTTTCGAGCATGAAATCAGTAACTAAACT TGATGTGAGCAACAACAATCTCAACGGCGACATTCCATATTCTCTTCCACCTAATCTGGTCCAACT CAATCTGCAAGGGAATTCCTTCTCCGGTGGGCTTCCTTTTTCGATATCTAAGATGTCTGATCTGGAAACACT AAATCTTGGTAAGAATCACTTAAATGGGCAGTTGGCAGATATATTTTCGCACCTTCCAAAGCTCTCAACGAT GGATCTCTCTTTCAACCGCTTCTCAGGTAACCTGCCCCATAGTTTCCAATCCCTCACAGGCATCAAGACACT GAATTTGGAGGACAACCAATTCAGTGGTCATATTGACATTCTGGCCAAACTTCCTCTTGATGATCT GAATCTGCAGAACAACAAGTTCACTGGGTGGATTCCAAGTAAACTGAAAGACATTGACAGTCTCGA GACTGGTGGAAACCCGTTGTCATCCGGGTCAGCTCCTCCTGGTATGATGAAGGGATCTTCAGCTGTAAGCTCATCAAGTGGCGGGAATGATGGCGGAATCAACGGTTTTGCTATCGGAGCAATGGTGATAGCTGTGCTCCTTGCAGCTCTTATTCTCttgtcagtgttgaagaggaAAAGATCCTCTCCCGTCTCATCTCATTACTACATGGACGACTCAG GTCATTCTTCAACAATCGACATGAAGTCGCTGGAGAACTCGTCATCGATGGATTGTAGAACACCCCCTGCTGTGCCTCGCAAGTCGATCAATGATAACGAGTTTGAGAACAAACTGAACAATTCAAGGCGAATCTCGGATCCGATCAGCCCGGTGACATACTTGTCATCAGACCTGCAAACAGCCACTGGCAGCTTCCATAGCAGCAGGCTAATAGGTCAGGGAACGACCGGCCGTGTTTACAAAGCAAAATATGTCGATGGACGG GTCCTGGCTGTCAAGAAGTTTGATCCATTGAGCTTCTCAGGGAGCAGTGACTTCATGGAAATCGTCAACAGCATCTCCAAGCTGCGGCACGCGAACATCTGTGAGATTGTAGGTTACTGCTCAGATCCTGGGTACTACATGCTGGTGTATAACTATCAGTCAAGTGGATCCCTCTATGAGTTCCTGCACTTATCAGACGATTACAGTAAGCCTCTTACGTGGGACACCCGGGTTCGGATCGCTCTCGGTACAGCTCGTGCTCTGGA GTACCTGCATGAAGTCTGCTCACCTTCAGTCATCCACAAGAACGTAAAGTCATCCAATGTCTTGCTTGATGCTGATCTCAACCCTCGCCTTTCCGATTGCGGCCTCACATTCTTCTACGAGGTTCCT GATACAAGTGAGAGCTTAGGGCCAGGGTACAGTGCCCCAGAGTGCACAAGGTCATCTGGTTATGTGATGAAGAGCGACGTCTACAGCTTCGGTGTGGTCATGCTAGAGCTATTAACCGGTCGGAAAGCCTATGACAG CTCAAAGCCAAGAGCAGAGCAATGCTTGGTCAAGTTTGTGACACCGCAGCTTCACGACATCGATGCCCTGGGAACACTGGCAGACCCCGCTCTGCGCGGTCTGTACCCGCCCAAGGCACTGTCCCGCTTTGCCGATGTCATCGCACGCTGTGTCCAG TCTGACCCAGAGTTCCGTCCATCCATGTCGGAGGTGTCGCAGATGCTCACCGGCTGCATCCAGCGCACCACCAGCAACAGGAGGATCGGTGGCCCACTGAGCACCTCCCAACGCAGTGACACCTCTGATTGGTGA
- the LOC100843002 gene encoding TORTIFOLIA1-like protein 2 — MKSNAIPSKGKAVFELKHKLVQALNKIADRDTYQIGLNELEKAVDALPPDMVGPFLSCVIDTDAEQKSAVRKECIKVIGTLARSHGSLLAPHMVKMVTSIVKRLKDADSVVRDACVDTCGTLSMCARNYGDGGTALVSLVRPLFESLGEQNRYVQAGAALCLAKVIDESSYFPGPVLPQMLGRVVKILKNPHFMAKPAVIELIRSIVQAEGASTEQALSSALTSIMDSLRSSDWTTRKAASLALSSIAVSSGYLVASFRTSCLRSLERCKFDKVKPVRDAITHAIQLWKAIPGSDTPEPSEAGSSTKENFFGDHHDARSVHDGGSRDTSFRRVDPTPSASVISGSSITSVKKRSPLSVNKIPPNNAANHQHLKSSDWHVEITVPKQNTVPLVDLGKGGYGILKDAKGNVYEIVDEDSKSDYDLMDDKQECSSLSEVASRSCETKHVTSALECTLDCDTAQVTELCPRARESKSIDSTVTDGTSHGSHTCCLSATKELALIRKQLQEMERKQAHLFDLLQAFMSNSVESMSVLNLKVHNLENAVDKTVYTITQSESRYRLPRSKVFKNQSASSSPRLSNSTPRSSVDANCKPQTISHLKHEKKWAHDLPSKGTSMCVKEGPEFLKGHARNSAIKTRSGSSEGRYVPSSARNRVSGVKGTFPVPFINSCDQPELQNALCASNQAGEFCGADSMEPAYAEALSYGDYNDLIDLMDRTGPVLDKLSRETANELLRVMAGQFLNKNLFDLALPWIQQVVELSTIYKPSQLFVSVRAQREFLSALEAAATSGTTEPTIRIAVAQLAFKLTKVCEVAPCRKISTRLSRGSESIMATAM, encoded by the exons ATGAAGTCCAATGCCATTCCTTCGAAAGGCAAGGCTGTGTTCGAACTGAAGCACAAGCTGGTCCAAGCTCTTAATAAGATTGCTGACAGAGACACCTATCAGATTGGGCTGAATGAGCTCGAGAAGGCTGTGGATGCCTTGCCTCCTGACATGGTTGGTCCCTTCTTGTCATGCGTGATTGACACTGATGCTGAACAGAAGAGTGCGGTGCGGAAGGAGTGTATTAAGGTAATTGGCACATTGGCACGGTCACATGGAAGCTTACTAGCACCGCACATGGTGAAGATGGTGACTAGCATAGTCAAGCGCCTGAAGGATGCCGACTCTGTTGTTAGGGACGCATGTGTTGACACTTGTGGTACCCTTTCAATGTGTGCTAGAAATTATGGGGATGGTGGCACTGCGTTGGTTTCATTGGTGAGACCCTTGTTTGAATCACTGGGTGAACAAAATAGGTACGTTCAGGCTGGGGCAGCATTGTGCTTGGCCAAGGTTATAGATGAGAGCAGCTACTTTCCTGGCCCTGTTCTTCCTCAGATGCTTGGCCGTGTTGTTAAAATCCTCAAGAACCCCCATTTCATGGCAAAGCCTGCAGTGATTGAGTTGATCAGAAGCATTGTGCAG gctGAAGGTGCTTCTACAGAGCAGGCTTTATCATCCGCGCTAACAAGTATTATGGATTCCCTGAGAAGTAGTGACTGGACTACAAGGAAGGCAGCCTCTCTTGCTCTTTCTAGTATCGCTGTCAGCTCTGGATATTTGGTTGCCTCTTTCAGAACTTCCTGCCTTCGCTCACTTGAAAGGTGTAAATTTGACAAG GTAAAACCGGTGCGTGATGCAATTACCCATGCTATTCAGTTGTGGAAAGCCATTCCAGGGTCTGATACTCCTGAACCATCAGAAGCTGGATCATCCACAAAAG AGAActtcttcggtgaccatcatGACGCCAGAAGTGTACATGATGGTGGATCAAGAGACACTTCTTTTAGGAGAGTCGATCCTACACCATCAGCATCTGTTATCAGTGGCAGTTCTATCACTTCAGTAAAGAAGAGATCTCCATTGTCTGTCAACAAAATACCCCCAAACAATGCTGCAAATCACCAGCATTTGAAGTCAAGTGACTGGCATGTTGAGATAACAGTCCCTAAGCAGAATACAGTGCCATTGGTTGATCTTGGAAAAGGTGGATATGGCATACTAAAAGATGCAAAGGGAAATGTGTATGAAATTGTAGATGAGGACAGCAAGTCTGACTATGACCTGATGGATGACAAACAAGAATGCTCCTCTTTATCAGAAGTAGCCAGCAGGAGTTGTGAGACAAAGCATGTCACCTCTGCTCTGGAATGCACTTTGGATTGTGATACAGCACAAGTTACTGAGCTGTGTCCTAGGGCTCGAGAGAGTAAGAGCATAGACTCCACTGTTACAGATGGCACTTCACATGGCTCACATACCTGTTGTTTGAGTGCAACGAAAGAATTAGCTCTTATTAGGAAACAACTACAAGAAATGGAAAGGAAGCAAGCTCATCTCTTTGATCTTTTGCAG GCATTCATGTCGAACTCCGTGGAAAGCATGTCAGTGTTGAACTTGAAAGTACACAATTTGGAGAATGCTGTGGACAAAACTGTGTACACGATTACTCAAAGTGAAAGCCGCTATCGCCTTCCTCGCTCCAAGGTTTTCAAGAACCAAAGTGCCTCTTCTTCACCCAGGCTTTCTAATTCGACACCTAGATCATCCGTTGATGCCAACTGTAAGCCACAAACAATTTCTCATTTGAAACACGAGAAGAAGTGGGCTCATGATCTACCATCTAAGGGCACAAGCATGTGTGTAAAAGAGGGACCTGAATTCCTAAAGGGCCATGCTCGTAACAGTGCTATAAAGACTAGGTCTGGGAGCTCAGAGGGAAGATATGTTCCCAGTTCAGCAAGGAATCGAGTATCAGGGGTTAAGGGCACCTTCCCGGTTCCATTTATTAATTCATGCGATCAGCCTGAGCTGCAAAATGCATTGTGTGCTTCTAATCAGGCTGGTGAGTTTTGTGGAGCTGACAGTATGGAGCCTGCATATGCAGAAGCCCTTAGCTATGGCGATTATAATGATCTGATTGATCTAATGGACAGAACTGGACCGGTTCTTGACAAATTGTCTCGCGAAACAGCAAATGAACTTTTAAGAGTTATGGCTGGCCAATTTCTCAATAAAAACTTATTTGACTTGGCATTACCTTGGATTCAGCAG GTGGTGGAGTTGAGCACAATTTACAAGCCTAGCCAACTTTTTGTGTCTGTGAGAGCACAAAGGGAGTTCCTTTCTGCATTggaggcagcagcaacaagtgGAACCACAGAACCAACCATCAGAATTGCCGTCGCGCAGCTTGCATTTAAACTGACCAAAGTCTGTGAGGTTGCCCCATGCAG GAAAATCTCAACCAGACTGTCCAGAGGAAGCGAATCCATCATGGCCACTGCGATGTGA
- the LOC100838727 gene encoding transcription termination factor MTERF2, chloroplastic: protein MAIAATPTLLSAPPLPKPPTLQPYSRRSTSHCHPPPLLQRLLPRRRAVVAAAGGPTTNSVSSALGDPREAEAAVAELLRDHGASPADAAAIAARAPGYAAMLAEGVRELDELGLWASWSAGAGARVGAEMGALGFGRKVYFMGRSRRDGGVVPLVESLGVRLSSAKLIAPYVAAEGLPVLIDRVKFLKEVLFSSSGYETLVRRNAKRMMMHLSIPADEALQSTLSFFEKMEARYGGLSMLAHGDVSFPYLIESFPMLLLCSEDNHLKPLIDFLECIGIPKPRIASVLLSFPPIILSDVENDIKPRIRAWEKAGIEQQYISRMLLKYPWILSTSVIENYAQVLLFFNRKKISSTVLGIAVKSWPHILGCSTKRMNSILVLFDDLGISKKMLVPVLTSSPQLLLRKPSEFLQVVSFFKDIGFDKKAVAKIVCRSPEIFASDVNNTLMKKINFLIDFGVSERHLPRIIRKYPELLLLDIDRTLLPRMNYFLGIGLSKKDVCSMISRFSPLLGYSIELVMKPKLEFLLRTMKKPLKAIVEYPRYFSYSLEGKIKPRFWVLKSRNIDCSMTDMFAKNDELFAEEYLQIETLPVTPSLQSNKGG from the exons ATGGCCATCGCCGCTACTCCCACGCTCCTCTCTGCTCCTCCACTCCCCAAGCCCCCGACCCTTCAACCCTACTCCCGCCGCTCCACGTCCCACTGTCATCCTCCCCCTCTCCTCCaacgcctcctcccccgccgccgcgccgtcgtcgccgccgcgggcggccCCACCACGAACTCCGTCTCCTCCGCTCTCGGCGACCCTCGTGAGGCCGAGGCCGCTGTAGCGGAGCTCCTGCGCGACCACGGCGCCTcgcccgccgacgccgctgccatcgccgcgcgcgcgccgggcTACGCCGCCATGCTGGCCGAAGGCGTCCGGGAGCTCGACGAGCTCGGCCTTTGGGCGTCCTGGAGCGCCGGGGCAGGGGCCCGCGTCGGGGCCGAGATGGGCGCGCTCGGGTTCGGGAGGAAGGTGTATTTCATGGGGAGGAGCaggcgcgacggcggcgtcgtccCGCTCGTCGAGAGCCTTGGCGTGCGGCTCTCCTCCGCCAAGCTCATCGCGCCATATGTCGCGGCGGAGGGACTCCCGGTGCTGATCGATAGG GTTAAGTTCTTGAAGGAAGTTCTATTTTCAAGCAGTGGCTATGAAACTTTAGTCAGACGGAATGCTAAGCGCATGATGATGCACTTATCAATACCTGCAGATGAGGCACTCCAAAGCACACTatcattttttgaaaaa ATGGAGGCCAGGTATGGTGGTCTTAGCATGTTAGCACACGGGGATGTGTCATTTCCCTATCTCATTGAATCATTCCCAATGCTTCTTCTCTGCTCTGAGGACAATCATCTTAAGCCGTTAATTGATTTCCTTGAGTGCATTGGAATTCCCAAGCCAAGGATTGCATCAGTTCTGCTGTCATTTCCTCCTATCATCCTTTCTGATGTTGAAAATGATATCAAACCAAGGATTCGTGCATGGGAGAAG GCTGGCATTGAACAACAGTATATCAGTAGGATGTTGTTGAAATACCCATGGATTCTTTCAACAAGCGTGATAGAAAACTACGCGCAGGTGCTGTTGTTCTTCAACAGAAAAAAG ATTTCGAGTACAGTCCTTGGTATTGCTGTGAAAAGTTGGCCTCATATTCTGGGTTGTTCGACAAAAAGAATGAACTCAATTCTGGTGCTGTTTGATGATCTGGGCATCAGTAAGAAAATGTTGGTCCCAGTTCTTACATCAAGTCCACAACTGCTGCTGAGAAAACCGAGTGAGTTTTTGCAG GTAGTTTCCTTTTTCAAAGATATAGGTTTTGATAAGAAAGCTGTGGCAAAGATTGTGTGTCGTTCTCCAGAAATATTTGCTTCAGATGTGAACAATACCCTCATGAAGAAAATCAACTTTCTTATTGACTTTGGTGTTTCTGAGCGTCATCTTCCTCGTATCATTAGGAAGTATCCAGAGCTTCTATTGTTGGACATAGATCGCACACTGCTCCCCAG AATGAATTACTTCCTGGGGATAGGCTTGTCTAAGAAAGATGTGTGCTCAATGATCTCAAGATTCTCCCCACTTCTGGGTTATAGTATTGAGCTTGTTATGAAACCGAAGCTTGAGTTCCTGTTACGGACTATGAAGAAGCCTCTTAAAGCTATTGTGGAATATCCAAGGTACTTCAGCTATTCTCTGGAGGGGAAGATAAAGCCACGGTTTTGGGTACTTAAGAGCAGAAACATAGACTGCAGCATGACAGACATGTTTGCGAAAAATGATGAACTGTTTGCAGAAGAATACTTGCAAATAGAAACATTACCTGTGACACCATCTTTACAATCAAACAAAGGTGGTTAA